The DNA sequence TTTTAAATCCGCCTTCTGTGAACTTCATGATATTTCCTTTATGCACTAGGGTAACGAACTTGCGGTTTTCTTTAACCGCATATTCAATTGCCGCTCTAACAAGACGTTCTGTTCCTTCTTTGGAAACAGGCTTTACACCGATACCTGAAGTTTCAGGGAAACGGATTTTGTTAACGCCCATTTCATTCTGCAGGAAGTCAATCACTTTCTTTGCTTCAGGCGTTCCTTCCTGCCATTCGATACCTGCATAGATATCTTCGGTATTCTCACGGAAGATGACCATGTCTACATCTTCTGGATGCTTGACTGGTGATGGAACACCTTCAAAATGACGTACCGGACGCAAGCAAGTGAAAAGATCAAGAGTCTGGCGCAATGTTACGTTCAAAGAACGGATCCCGCCGCCTACAGGTGTTGTAAGAGGACCTTTGATTGCGATAAGGTACTCGTCAATTTTATCCAGAGTTTCTTGGGGCAGCCATTCACCTGTTTCATTGAAAGCTTTTTCCCCAGCAAGAATTTCCATCCATTCGATCGACTTCTCGCCATTGTATGCTTTTTCAATACCTGTTTCGATAACACGGCGAGCAGCTGACCAGATTTCCGGACCGATTCCGTCACCTTCGATAAAAGGAATGATCGGGCGTGCTGGTACGTTTAGTTTGCCATTCGTTACTGTAATTTTTTGACCTTGTGTCATGATTGGGCCTCCATTCATTATGTATAGTGAAAGAACAAGCGCAAAATTACGCTCGTTCCGAAAGTGGTACGTATTGCTGATGCTGCGGGCCTGTGTATTCAGCGCGCGGACGGATCAGACGGTTGTCACTGTATTGCTCAAGAATATGGGCAATCCAGCCAGATACACGACTAATTGCAAAGATTGGCGTGAACAGATCTGTCTCAATGCCGAGGCTATGGTAGACAGAAGCTGAGTAGAAGTCAACATTCGCAGGCAGTCCTTTTTCCTGCTTAATGTAATCTTCTATTTGAACAGAAATATTGTAAAACTTCGGCTGTCCAGTAATCTTCGTCAATTCTTCGGACATCTTCTTCAAATGCTTCGCACGCGGATCTCCACTGCGGTAAACACGGTGTCCAATTCCCATTACCTTTTCCTTATTGGCGAGCTTCTCCTTAACGTAAGGAAGTGCATTTTCTTCTTCGCCAATCTCAAGAAGCATCTTCATAACACCTTCGTTTGCACCGCCATGAAGCGGGCCTTTAAGGGCACTGATTGCTGCTGTAACACCGGAATAAATATCCGATAGTGTAGCGACACATACGCGTGCTGTGAAAGTTGATGCGTTCAACTCATGATCAGCATGAAGTACAAGTGCCTTATCAAGCGCCTCGACTTCCATATCGCTCGGTACTTTATCATTCAACATATAGAGGAAGTTCGCTGCAAAGCTTAGATCCTTATTCGGCGCAACCGGTTCATTGCCCTGACGGATACGGGAAATAGCCGCTACGATTGAAGCGATACGGGCTTGCATACGAATCGCCTTGCGCAAATTAGCTTCTTCGCTAATTTCATCTGCTTCCGGATCGAGCATACCAAGGAATGAAACGGCTGTTCTAAGTGCCGCCATCGGTCGGACTTTTGTCAGATCATAAGAACGAAGATGGTTGATCACCTCACGTGGAAGTTCTGCATGGTCTGCAAGTTCTTTCTTCAAAGCGGACAGTTCTTGCTCTGTCGGGAGCTTCAAGTGCCACAACAGATAGATGACTTCTTCAAAAGTAGAATTTTCCGCCAGATCGTCTATTTTATAGCCAACGTATGTAAGCTGATCATCGATGATCGAGCTGATTGCCGAATGTGCAGCTACAACGCCTGCCAGACCTTTAGTCTGTGTCATAAGAAAACACTCCTATTCTCTCTGTCTCACTGAAATTGGTGGA is a window from the Aciduricibacillus chroicocephali genome containing:
- the icd gene encoding NADP-dependent isocitrate dehydrogenase, with amino-acid sequence MTQGQKITVTNGKLNVPARPIIPFIEGDGIGPEIWSAARRVIETGIEKAYNGEKSIEWMEILAGEKAFNETGEWLPQETLDKIDEYLIAIKGPLTTPVGGGIRSLNVTLRQTLDLFTCLRPVRHFEGVPSPVKHPEDVDMVIFRENTEDIYAGIEWQEGTPEAKKVIDFLQNEMGVNKIRFPETSGIGVKPVSKEGTERLVRAAIEYAVKENRKFVTLVHKGNIMKFTEGGFKIWGYELAEKEFGDKVFTWAQYDRIKAEKGADAADAAQKEAETAGKIIVKDSIADIFLQQILMEPKNHDVVATLNLNGDYISDALAAQVGGIGIAPGANINYETGHAIFEATHGTAPKFAGLNKVNPSSVILSGVLLLEHLGWNEAADLITQSIVKTIASKVVTFDFADLMDDATEVGTSEFADELIKNLA
- the citZ gene encoding citrate synthase, producing the protein MTQTKGLAGVVAAHSAISSIIDDQLTYVGYKIDDLAENSTFEEVIYLLWHLKLPTEQELSALKKELADHAELPREVINHLRSYDLTKVRPMAALRTAVSFLGMLDPEADEISEEANLRKAIRMQARIASIVAAISRIRQGNEPVAPNKDLSFAANFLYMLNDKVPSDMEVEALDKALVLHADHELNASTFTARVCVATLSDIYSGVTAAISALKGPLHGGANEGVMKMLLEIGEEENALPYVKEKLANKEKVMGIGHRVYRSGDPRAKHLKKMSEELTKITGQPKFYNISVQIEDYIKQEKGLPANVDFYSASVYHSLGIETDLFTPIFAISRVSGWIAHILEQYSDNRLIRPRAEYTGPQHQQYVPLSERA